A genomic stretch from Octopus bimaculoides isolate UCB-OBI-ISO-001 chromosome 15, ASM119413v2, whole genome shotgun sequence includes:
- the LOC106870812 gene encoding probable peptidylglycine alpha-hydroxylating monooxygenase 1, whose product MTSTPAVTLSLLVFCLAVTAISGNVRKVKLLMPNVQPTVVDTYLCLSLKANTTASYIIGFQPHANMATAHHLLLYGCGLPGKDTKIWNCGEMGPSVSRHYATGPTCRTNPSILYAWAMDAPSLKLPKDVGFKVGGSSNVQHLVLQIHYKNVDKFLPPKNETDSSGLTLTVTDGPIRRRAGVYLLGTGGVIPRRSSIYLETACLYNENIVLHPFSYRTHTHSHGKVVSGYLIHNGKWHELGRKNPQKPQMFYNTTTSGLEIRRGDILAARCTMVNNDSHDIFIGSTQNNEMCNFYMMYYVEGANIPDDNYCMSPGPLRWSWRNFYFQRRFKMSNAPDTISVEPESGTYYAQEILQNEKENNADGGEGEVEDVEKEKGEDEEMQNDEQMSEMSNLLNLLREEEEKEEEEEIKRRIQRYEDLMTK is encoded by the exons ATGACCAGTACTCCAGCTGTGACTCTGTCACTACTCGTGTTCTGCCTTGCTGTGACAGCCATTTCTGGAAATGTCAGAAAAGTGAAGCTGTTGATGCCCAATGTACAACCCACAGTC gttgaTACGTATTTATGTCTCTCCTTGAAGGCAAATACTACGGCAAGCTACAtaa ttgGTTTCCAGCCCCATGCCAATATGGCAACTGCTCACCATCTTCTCTTGTATGGTTGTGGTTTACCGGGTAAAGACACCAAAATctg GAACTGTGGAGAAATGGGACCTAGTGTTTCTCGACACTATGCAACTGGTCCAACATGTCGTACAAATCCTTCAATTTTGTACGCCTGGGCAATGGATGCACCAAGTCTAAAACTTCCCAAAG atgTTGGATTCAAAGTCGGTGGCAGTTCCAATGTGCAACATCTTGTCCTGCAGATTCACTATAAGAATGTGGACAAATTCCTCCCACCTA AAAACGAAACCGATTCATCAGGATTGACACTCACAGTTACAGATGGACC aaTTAGACGAAGGGCTGGAGTATATCTTCTAGGAACAGGTGGTGTGATTCCCAGGCGTTCTTCAA tATATCTTGAGACTGCTTGCCTCTATAATGAGAACATAGTTCTTCACCCTTTCAGTTATcggacacacactcactcgcacg GTAAAGTGGTATCCGGTTATCTAATTCACAATGGGAAATGGCATGAACTTGGACGCAAAAACCCACAAAAACCCCAG ATGTTTTACAACACAACAACTTCAGGTCTGGAGATTAGGAGAGGTGACATCCTT gCTGCTCGCTGTACCATGGTCAATAACGATAGTCATGATATCTTTATTGG ATCAACCCAAAATAATGAGATGTGCAATTTCTACATGATGTACTACGTTGAAGGTGCCAATATTCCAGACGATAATTACTGCATGTCACCAGGTCCATTGCGCTGGTCTTGGAGGAATTTCTATTTCCAGCGACGCTTCAAGATGTCGAATGCTCCAGACACGATAAGTGTTGAACCAGAATCAGGCACGTATTATGCTCAAGAGATTTTGCAGAACGAAAAGGAAAACAATGCTGATGGTGGCGAGGGTGAGGTGGAGGACgtggaaaaagagaaaggagaagatGAGGAAATGCAGAATGACGAACAGATGAGTGAAATGAGCAACTTGTTGAATCTGCTGcgtgaagaggaagagaaagaagaggaggaggagataaagcGAAGAATTCAAAGATACGAGGATCTGATGACCAAGTAA